A single Elaeis guineensis isolate ETL-2024a chromosome 15, EG11, whole genome shotgun sequence DNA region contains:
- the LOC105057944 gene encoding uncharacterized protein, with product MGGGSSANSSGEEDGDAEWKAAIDSVAAVNLGTSTSNRPATPQSVAGGSTAPDDPRDEQLKKPQTPGLKLYQIKAQKLLDDLLEKSLEMVTNPIPMSNDNPQSNGGGIQLFRKAPPGIILDPIDPHPQPRKRPKILPGKEVDEKSKKFRRQLQSVIVDGNNIMAAAREACQRSLARFEAKEAAAKAAAKKEEERVLELKKVRGEKWLPSIAREMQGKT from the exons ATGGGCGGCGGCAGTTCGGCGAATAGCAGTGGAGAGGAGGACGGCGACGCCGAATGGAAGGCGGCCATCGATTCCGTTGCCGCCGTCAACCTCGGCACCTCCACCTCCAATCGCCCCGCCACGCCCCAATCGGTTGCCGGCGGTTCGACGGCCCCAGACGACCCCCGCGACGAGCAGCTAAAGAAGCCCCAAACCCCTGGCCTCAAGCTCTACCAGATCAAG GCACAAAAGCTTCTTGATGATCTGTTAGAGAAGAGTCTTGAGATGGTGACAAATCCTATCCCTATGTCCAATGACAATCCTCAATCAAATGGAGGTGGCATTCAGTTATTCAGAAAAGCACCTCCTGGCATAATTTTGGATCCCATTG ATCCACATCCACAACCACGAAAAAGACCAAAAATTCTACCAGGAAAGGAAGTTGATGAGAAATCAAAGAAG TTCAGACGCCAACTTCAATCTGTCATTGTTGATGGCAATAATATTATGGCTGCAGCGAGAGAGGCATGCCAGAGATCTTTGGCTAGATTTGAAGCTAAAGAAGCTGCAGCAAAGGCGGCAgctaaaaaagaggaagaaagagttttggaactGAAAAAGGTCAGAGGAGAGAAATGGCTTCCTTCCATTGCAAGAGAAATGCAG GGCAAAACTTGA